A window of the Candidatus Liberibacter solanacearum CLso-ZC1 genome harbors these coding sequences:
- the mscL gene encoding large conductance mechanosensitive channel protein MscL — protein MVSEFKKFIARGNVIDLSVGVIIGGSFNRVVQSLVEDIMMPLVGCIMGGGTDFSHYFFPLSSAIKSPLIAEARKQGAVFAYGSFISVVVNFLILAVVVFVLIQFFNKLVRQEGSTKSLTEVKLLTEIRDLLKKT, from the coding sequence ATGGTCAGTGAATTTAAAAAATTTATTGCTCGAGGCAATGTTATAGACCTTTCGGTAGGGGTTATCATTGGAGGATCTTTTAATCGTGTAGTTCAGTCTCTTGTTGAAGATATTATGATGCCATTGGTAGGTTGTATTATGGGAGGAGGCACTGATTTTTCGCATTATTTTTTCCCTCTGAGTTCGGCTATTAAATCTCCTCTTATAGCGGAAGCGCGTAAGCAAGGAGCTGTATTTGCTTATGGAAGTTTTATCAGTGTAGTTGTCAATTTTCTTATTTTAGCAGTAGTAGTTTTTGTTCTCATACAGTTTTTTAATAAGTTAGTTAGGCAAGAAGGAAGCACTAAATCTCTTACTGAAGTAAAACTTTTGACTGAAATCCGTGATTTATTGAAAAAGACTTAA
- a CDS encoding D-alanyl-D-alanine carboxypeptidase family protein, giving the protein MLCIILTSMALKSHAKLEYSSIVIDLLNDKRTNGFKQDKLRYPASLTKMMTLYIIFEHLQSKKMHLNTKIPVSKTATIQPPSKLYLKENTFFTVEQGILALITRSANDVSTAFGEFISGSEKKFAILMSNKAKSLGMNHTTYKNASGLHDKNQKTTARDQAILGITIRKNFPQYYKYFSIRKFQYRNKIILNHNKLINKIHGIDGIKTGYTRDSGFNIVASLQNENNSIIAVVMGMPTCQKRDQKALELINSFLNTKKTKHKPIWKSGNLTFSPTMKALITEKIKDSNQQLPKKYPVQKRTQLNTKSYPIKNSNVISKTR; this is encoded by the coding sequence TTGCTCTGTATAATACTAACTAGCATGGCATTAAAATCACATGCAAAACTAGAATATTCTAGTATCGTCATTGATCTTCTAAACGACAAGCGCACGAATGGATTCAAACAAGACAAACTACGATATCCAGCATCTCTTACGAAAATGATGACTCTTTATATTATTTTCGAACATCTACAATCAAAAAAAATGCATTTGAATACAAAAATTCCAGTCTCTAAAACAGCCACCATACAACCTCCTTCTAAACTCTATTTAAAGGAAAATACTTTTTTTACTGTAGAACAAGGAATTCTAGCGCTTATTACGCGTTCTGCTAATGATGTTTCTACAGCTTTTGGAGAATTTATTAGCGGTTCAGAAAAAAAATTTGCAATTCTCATGTCTAATAAAGCTAAATCCCTTGGCATGAATCATACTACTTATAAAAATGCTAGTGGACTACATGACAAAAACCAAAAGACAACGGCACGCGACCAAGCAATTCTTGGAATTACAATTCGGAAGAATTTTCCACAATACTATAAATATTTTTCAATCCGCAAATTCCAATATAGAAATAAAATTATTCTAAATCACAATAAATTAATAAATAAAATTCATGGAATCGACGGCATTAAAACCGGATATACTCGAGATTCAGGATTCAACATCGTTGCCTCTTTACAAAATGAAAACAACTCAATAATTGCTGTCGTAATGGGGATGCCAACTTGTCAAAAACGAGATCAAAAAGCCTTAGAACTCATTAATTCATTTTTGAATACAAAAAAAACAAAACATAAACCAATATGGAAAAGTGGTAATCTCACGTTTTCACCTACCATGAAAGCTTTGATCACAGAAAAAATAAAAGATTCTAACCAACAACTTCCAAAGAAATATCCTGTTCAAAAAAGAACTCAACTCAACACAAAATCGTATCCTATTAAGAACAGTAATGTTATTTCAAAAACCAGATGA
- a CDS encoding trypsin-like peptidase domain-containing protein translates to MFKSHILSIRNISITVLMYIFFASTCFVAEARIPPSTDLVPIVERVSRSVVSILVEPKKEVLEKEFLKLYGFDTLPDSNPLKNYLHNFFSNEGNESAGITEKLASGSGFFVTENGYVLTSNHVVERGVSFSVVLSDNTEFPAKVIGTDPMSDLAVLKVQSNQKFVPVKLEDSGNVHVGETVFTIGDPLGFRGSVNAGIVSARDRVLADKSGSYIQIDAPINQGNSGGPCFNTSGNVIGVSDIIITNNESASNVGIGLIVPVSVIKKVLPSLIEKGFVDRGWMGVVVQNLTQELARPLGLKGGNGLLVSSTVKDSPSDRAGIKPGDVICAIDGQIIKNTHDFVGRILSHSSKDKVEIRLCKEGGDRSVPVYLESYPLVKEGDAKQLLATKKILGLRLQDFNYGTKKIVRIVDMDLGAEAVRKGIQKGMNIVSVNTNQVSCIKDIESLIEQAREKNRDTILLQLSVDNDAKFNSNFYKNNVFFVSLKIKNIS, encoded by the coding sequence ATGTTTAAATCGCATATTTTATCCATTAGGAATATTTCCATAACAGTGCTGATGTATATCTTTTTTGCTAGTACTTGTTTTGTTGCAGAAGCCAGAATCCCGCCATCTACAGATCTTGTTCCTATTGTTGAACGTGTTTCTCGTTCTGTGGTGTCAATTCTTGTAGAGCCAAAGAAGGAGGTTTTGGAAAAAGAGTTTTTAAAATTATATGGTTTTGATACTCTTCCTGATTCTAATCCTTTAAAAAATTATTTACACAACTTCTTCTCTAATGAAGGGAATGAGAGCGCCGGAATAACAGAAAAATTAGCTTCTGGATCCGGTTTTTTTGTTACTGAGAACGGCTATGTTCTTACGAGCAACCATGTTGTTGAGCGTGGGGTTAGTTTTAGTGTTGTTCTATCGGATAATACAGAGTTTCCAGCAAAGGTTATTGGAACAGATCCGATGTCTGATTTGGCTGTTTTAAAGGTTCAAAGCAATCAGAAATTTGTCCCTGTAAAGCTTGAGGATAGTGGTAATGTCCATGTCGGAGAAACGGTATTTACCATCGGTGATCCTTTAGGGTTCCGTGGTAGTGTCAATGCTGGAATTGTATCGGCACGTGATCGTGTTTTAGCTGATAAATCAGGATCTTATATACAGATTGATGCTCCTATAAATCAGGGGAATTCTGGTGGTCCTTGCTTTAATACTTCGGGGAATGTGATAGGGGTGAGTGATATCATTATTACAAATAATGAATCTGCTTCGAATGTAGGCATTGGATTAATAGTCCCAGTATCTGTTATTAAAAAGGTTTTACCTTCTTTAATTGAAAAAGGATTTGTAGATCGTGGATGGATGGGAGTCGTTGTTCAGAATTTAACACAGGAACTGGCTCGTCCTCTTGGTTTAAAAGGGGGAAATGGTTTGCTAGTTAGTTCTACTGTAAAAGATTCTCCATCAGATAGGGCAGGGATTAAACCTGGTGACGTTATTTGTGCAATTGATGGACAAATTATAAAAAACACACACGATTTTGTAGGCCGTATCTTATCTCATTCCTCTAAAGACAAGGTAGAGATTCGTCTATGTAAAGAAGGGGGAGATCGTTCTGTCCCTGTATACTTAGAATCTTATCCTCTTGTTAAAGAAGGGGATGCAAAACAATTGCTAGCAACTAAAAAAATATTGGGACTAAGGTTACAAGATTTTAATTATGGCACAAAAAAGATTGTGCGTATTGTTGATATGGATCTAGGTGCAGAAGCAGTTCGTAAAGGAATTCAAAAGGGAATGAATATTGTTTCTGTTAATACTAATCAGGTTTCTTGTATAAAGGATATTGAATCTCTTATAGAACAAGCAAGAGAAAAAAATCGAGATACTATTCTTTTACAGCTTAGTGTCGATAATGATGCGAAATTCAATAGCAATTTTTATAAGAACAATGTTTTTTTTGTTTCTTTGAAAATTAAAAATATAAGTTGA
- a CDS encoding sensor histidine kinase, giving the protein MSIDRPPKTGFDREIINLHVESLFRVSPILPLFILLVANIGTWFTQNPMLPIWSLITLAVYAANLSLGQKVINSDIKTERVYIWRVWLLIGQIAIGLCWTLLTLVEPGTWTPEYLTIYKSATLLIALSISALSNFMLPYAVFLSFFPVLVALSTQAIISMHVLDVSLAGMLATALSFFTYITYHLFKSNVKILSFQSEKDDLIAELEVAKSLSDKTRQRAEEANLAKSRFLASMSHELRTPLNAILGFSEVIGLETMGPLNNETYKEYIGDIHRSGQHLLNLINEILDLSRIEAGRYELSESAISLIDIMHECMIMLQLRAQEKYIEIFQQIDPTLSSVWADEKGMRQVILNLLSNAVKFTSIGGKVRVKVGWTAGGGQYISIKDNGPGISEGEMPTVLSSFGQGSIAIKSAEQGVGLGLPIVQSIMANHGGQFRIKSKLQEGVEVIAILPSTRVLNNVSEDASNKQNPSQYKRYA; this is encoded by the coding sequence ATGAGTATCGATCGTCCTCCTAAAACTGGCTTTGATAGAGAAATTATAAATTTACATGTCGAGTCATTATTTCGTGTTTCTCCAATTCTACCACTTTTCATATTGCTCGTAGCTAATATAGGGACTTGGTTTACTCAGAACCCTATGCTTCCTATATGGTCTCTCATAACATTGGCAGTATATGCTGCCAATCTTTCATTGGGGCAAAAGGTTATAAATAGCGATATTAAGACGGAGAGAGTATATATATGGCGTGTATGGCTTCTTATAGGTCAGATTGCTATTGGATTGTGTTGGACGCTTTTGACATTAGTTGAACCAGGAACATGGACACCAGAATATTTGACAATTTATAAAAGTGCGACTCTTCTCATCGCTTTGTCAATTAGTGCATTGTCCAATTTTATGCTTCCATATGCTGTTTTCCTATCATTTTTTCCGGTTTTAGTAGCGCTTAGTACACAAGCGATTATTAGTATGCATGTTTTGGATGTTAGTCTTGCTGGAATGCTTGCGACGGCGTTGTCTTTTTTCACCTATATTACGTATCATTTGTTTAAATCGAATGTCAAAATCCTTTCTTTCCAATCGGAGAAAGATGATCTTATTGCCGAATTAGAGGTGGCAAAATCCCTTTCAGATAAGACAAGGCAACGTGCAGAAGAAGCGAATCTCGCTAAATCTCGTTTCCTTGCTTCAATGTCGCATGAACTGAGAACTCCGCTTAATGCTATTTTAGGATTTTCGGAAGTGATAGGATTAGAGACAATGGGTCCTTTGAACAATGAAACTTATAAAGAATATATTGGTGATATCCATCGTTCAGGTCAGCATCTTTTAAATCTTATCAATGAAATATTAGATCTCTCTCGAATTGAGGCGGGACGATATGAGCTGAGCGAATCTGCTATCTCTCTTATTGATATTATGCATGAGTGTATGATTATGTTGCAATTGAGAGCTCAAGAAAAATATATAGAAATATTCCAACAAATTGATCCGACTCTTTCTTCCGTATGGGCTGATGAAAAAGGTATGCGACAAGTGATTCTTAATCTTCTTTCTAATGCTGTGAAGTTTACCTCTATTGGCGGGAAAGTGCGTGTAAAAGTTGGTTGGACTGCTGGAGGAGGGCAATATATTTCGATAAAAGATAATGGCCCTGGAATTTCTGAAGGAGAAATGCCGACTGTATTATCTTCCTTTGGGCAGGGATCTATAGCAATTAAAAGTGCTGAGCAAGGAGTTGGACTTGGTCTCCCTATAGTGCAGTCTATTATGGCTAACCATGGCGGTCAATTTCGCATTAAGTCAAAATTACAAGAAGGAGTAGAAGTAATAGCGATATTGCCAAGTACGCGAGTTCTAAATAATGTATCTGAAGATGCGAGCAATAAACAAAATCCATCTCAATATAAACGTTATGCGTAA
- the grpE gene encoding nucleotide exchange factor GrpE, with protein sequence MSEKENNHSNTNEDSVEEKINNNPLEEAQAKAEEFREKYLRVLADMENIRRRTDREIQDAQSYSIAAFARDMLSVSDNLSRALNSVPIDKTQNSDSEIKSLIDGIEMTRREMMSTLEKYGVKKIDAKNQKFNPNIHQAMFEESNETIPSNTVIKVVQDGYAIGERILRPALVGISKGKNKNPVEQIPSQENENKEKSSTINKEENNETQTKG encoded by the coding sequence ATGAGTGAAAAAGAAAATAACCATTCCAATACAAATGAAGATTCTGTAGAGGAAAAAATTAACAATAATCCCCTTGAAGAAGCACAGGCTAAAGCTGAAGAATTTAGAGAAAAATATCTACGCGTTCTCGCAGATATGGAAAATATACGCCGTCGAACTGATAGAGAAATACAAGATGCTCAATCTTATTCAATAGCAGCATTCGCTCGCGATATGTTATCCGTATCTGATAATCTTTCTCGCGCACTCAATTCTGTTCCCATAGATAAAACGCAAAATAGTGACAGTGAAATCAAATCCCTTATTGATGGCATCGAAATGACCAGACGTGAGATGATGTCAACGTTAGAAAAATACGGCGTTAAAAAAATTGACGCTAAAAATCAAAAGTTTAATCCCAATATTCATCAAGCCATGTTCGAAGAATCAAATGAAACGATTCCTTCTAATACTGTAATAAAAGTAGTGCAAGATGGATATGCCATAGGCGAACGCATCCTTCGCCCCGCTTTAGTTGGTATTTCTAAAGGAAAAAATAAGAATCCAGTAGAACAAATCCCTTCTCAAGAAAACGAAAATAAAGAAAAATCTTCTACTATAAACAAAGAAGAAAACAACGAGACACAAACAAAAGGCTAA
- the phoU gene encoding phosphate signaling complex protein PhoU, protein MSCHILSAYDEELDFLSHRIVEMGVISRRMVDSSVRAFIEGDAVLAHKVIDNDIVLDQLKRDIGDKAIITIAKRQPMASDLREIVGSIRIAADLERIGDLAKNTAKRVLALQMFGVPRKLVLAIEPLADLSLEQISEILEVYGNRSIEKTQLICSRDGELDAMHTSLFRKLLTYMMEDPRNIILCTHLLFCSKNIERIGDHVTNIAETIHYMTTGIQPHIEGLRKEDCE, encoded by the coding sequence ATGTCGTGTCATATACTTTCGGCGTATGATGAAGAATTAGATTTCCTTTCTCATCGTATTGTTGAAATGGGAGTTATTTCTAGGAGGATGGTGGATTCTTCGGTTCGAGCTTTTATAGAAGGAGATGCTGTTCTTGCGCATAAAGTCATTGATAATGACATTGTTTTAGATCAGCTAAAGAGGGATATAGGGGATAAAGCTATTATAACAATAGCTAAACGCCAGCCTATGGCATCTGATTTGCGTGAAATTGTAGGTTCAATTAGAATTGCTGCTGATTTAGAACGCATTGGAGACTTGGCTAAGAATACTGCAAAACGCGTCTTGGCTTTGCAGATGTTTGGGGTTCCTAGAAAGTTAGTTTTGGCTATTGAGCCTTTAGCGGATTTGTCATTAGAACAGATCTCTGAGATCCTAGAGGTTTATGGCAATAGATCAATAGAAAAAACGCAATTGATTTGTAGTCGTGACGGTGAATTAGATGCTATGCATACTTCCTTGTTTCGAAAATTATTAACATACATGATGGAAGATCCACGTAATATTATACTATGTACGCATCTTCTTTTCTGTTCTAAAAATATTGAACGTATTGGAGATCATGTTACTAATATTGCAGAAACTATACACTATATGACTACGGGCATACAGCCACATATAGAGGGTTTACGGAAAGAGGATTGTGAATAG
- the pstB gene encoding phosphate ABC transporter ATP-binding protein PstB: MSQIYKMISKKVSVYYGEKRALFDIDLKIPKNSVMALIGPSGCGKSTFLRCLNRMNETIDNCFFTGEIMLDGENIYASSIDSVRLRAQVGMVFQRANPFPKSIYDNVAYGPRIHGLGNNKSDIDQIVEMSLKKAGLFNEVKDRLFHNALLLSGGQQQRVCIARALAVNPEVILMDEPCSALDPIATASIEELIHELRESITIVIVTHSMQQAARVSQRAAMFHMGHLVEEDNTDKMFTAPTDQRTQDYIMGRFG, encoded by the coding sequence ATGAGTCAGATTTATAAAATGATAAGTAAAAAGGTTTCTGTATACTACGGTGAAAAACGTGCCTTATTTGATATAGACCTAAAAATTCCTAAGAATTCAGTTATGGCATTAATAGGCCCTTCAGGGTGTGGAAAATCAACTTTTTTGCGCTGTTTGAATCGGATGAATGAAACGATTGATAATTGTTTTTTCACGGGTGAGATTATGCTAGATGGAGAGAATATTTATGCATCATCTATTGATTCGGTAAGATTGCGTGCTCAAGTTGGAATGGTCTTTCAGAGAGCTAATCCATTTCCAAAGTCTATATATGATAATGTCGCGTATGGGCCACGTATACATGGATTGGGCAATAATAAATCAGATATAGATCAAATTGTAGAAATGAGTTTGAAAAAAGCTGGTTTGTTTAATGAGGTTAAGGATAGACTTTTTCACAATGCACTTCTTCTTTCTGGAGGACAACAGCAGCGTGTTTGTATTGCGCGTGCTCTAGCGGTTAATCCTGAGGTTATTTTAATGGATGAGCCTTGTTCTGCTCTTGATCCGATTGCCACAGCCTCTATAGAGGAATTAATTCATGAATTGCGTGAAAGTATAACTATTGTTATTGTGACGCATTCCATGCAACAAGCTGCTCGCGTATCGCAACGTGCCGCTATGTTTCATATGGGACATTTAGTAGAAGAAGATAATACTGACAAGATGTTCACAGCTCCGACTGATCAGCGAACTCAGGATTATATCATGGGGCGCTTTGGTTGA
- the pstA gene encoding phosphate ABC transporter permease PstA encodes MKSFSVNKKKLKSRYISEFLFRFSCVIAVLIVLAFLIIFLYSIVSKGIGTLWQTHISLPIEFSETIIDPNKNRFKDPSILQKANYNLLVQMALARKLGISDSEHSMLAQVSEMISSTVRYRLRNTLLADPSLIGKTVEMPLLASANIDSALKGYIDFSLPATVRKISDDQLKWFRQLVADGSISFHFNYGFFVNGASSRPESAGIGVAIVGSLYMILIVIALSFPVGIASAIYLEEFAPKNFFSSFIQANINNLASVPSVVYGILGSAMLVNFFQMPRSTSLVGGLILAIMTLPSIIIAAGVALRTVPSSIRSAALGLGASKVQTVFHHVLPLAVPAILTGSTVSLARALGETAPLLFVGMVAFVTDYPEGITDIATAFPVQVYLWTSDAERLFVEKTFGSILLLLVFLAVINTVMLWLRNRFRKHW; translated from the coding sequence ATGAAATCGTTTTCTGTTAATAAAAAGAAATTAAAATCTCGTTATATTTCTGAATTTTTATTCCGTTTTTCTTGCGTAATAGCTGTTTTGATTGTTTTGGCTTTTTTAATTATCTTTTTATATTCAATTGTTTCAAAGGGCATTGGTACGTTATGGCAAACGCATATTTCTTTGCCAATAGAATTTTCGGAAACAATTATTGATCCAAATAAAAATCGTTTTAAGGATCCTTCTATATTGCAAAAGGCTAATTACAACCTATTGGTTCAAATGGCTTTAGCACGAAAACTAGGTATTTCTGATTCAGAGCATTCAATGCTGGCGCAAGTATCTGAAATGATTTCCAGTACGGTTCGTTACCGGCTTCGCAATACTTTACTTGCGGATCCATCTTTAATAGGGAAGACAGTGGAGATGCCATTATTAGCAAGTGCTAATATTGATTCTGCTTTGAAAGGGTATATAGATTTTTCCCTACCTGCGACTGTTCGTAAGATATCTGATGATCAATTGAAGTGGTTTAGACAATTAGTTGCAGATGGATCTATATCCTTTCATTTTAATTATGGTTTTTTTGTAAATGGTGCTTCTAGTCGACCAGAATCAGCGGGGATTGGCGTGGCGATCGTCGGTTCTTTGTATATGATATTGATCGTGATAGCATTGTCTTTCCCTGTAGGTATTGCCTCTGCTATATACTTGGAAGAATTTGCTCCAAAAAATTTTTTTTCTAGTTTTATCCAGGCTAATATCAACAATTTGGCTTCTGTCCCTTCTGTTGTATATGGGATTCTTGGCTCAGCAATGCTTGTTAATTTTTTCCAGATGCCGCGCTCAACATCACTTGTAGGTGGTTTAATTTTAGCTATTATGACATTGCCTAGTATTATTATTGCTGCAGGTGTGGCTTTGAGGACAGTTCCATCTTCTATTCGCTCTGCTGCGTTGGGTTTAGGAGCCTCAAAAGTTCAGACTGTTTTTCATCATGTTTTGCCACTAGCTGTACCTGCTATTTTGACAGGATCTACTGTTAGTTTAGCGCGTGCATTAGGCGAAACGGCGCCGCTTTTATTTGTGGGAATGGTTGCTTTTGTAACAGATTATCCGGAGGGAATCACAGATATCGCCACAGCCTTTCCAGTGCAAGTTTATTTATGGACGTCTGATGCAGAAAGATTGTTTGTTGAAAAAACATTTGGTTCTATATTACTCCTTTTGGTTTTTCTGGCAGTTATTAATACAGTTATGTTATGGTTGAGAAATAGATTTAGAAAACATTGGTAG
- the pstC gene encoding phosphate ABC transporter permease subunit PstC, producing the protein MLFGLYMIFLGLVSYFFGCMRARFLSNRDKARLYSKESYYGIYVAFYAVIPCAFVFLIWFLFSSYFIDLQVRETFSPQINSLVEGDRDFSYNMVQKIAESLPSLDLDMREKIQRGEGNILDLLRSQGIILARSPSPWIIKAAFYRLSLSFKSRIIMNLCMLLLAVLGFSYAFFRIKPHLCARSKVEQYLVFLLKVCSLLSIIISLGIIISLFSSSLKFFYIISPKDFFFGTVWDPRFPPPGSSNVVGQFGIIPLLVGTFYIGLVAMLFSVPIGLLIAMYMAEYASKRLRSIIKPITEILVGIPTIVYGFFALSLIGPFLRDISVYMNGLITGHYKSFIEAQSVLTAGLVMGIMLIPYVSSLSEDVISAVPRALRDGSLGLGATRSETMKYVVFPAAFPGIVGAILMTASRTIGETMIVVLAAGVAARLQFSPFESMTTITVKIMNQLTGDLDFSSPQMLVAFALGLTLFCITFFLNICAMYIMKKYQRKYE; encoded by the coding sequence TTGTTATTTGGTTTGTATATGATCTTTTTAGGTCTTGTTTCTTACTTTTTCGGCTGTATGCGTGCGAGATTTTTATCCAATAGGGATAAAGCACGTCTTTATTCTAAAGAAAGTTATTATGGCATTTATGTGGCGTTTTATGCGGTTATTCCATGTGCGTTTGTTTTTTTAATTTGGTTTTTATTTTCCTCATATTTTATTGATCTCCAAGTTCGTGAAACTTTTTCTCCTCAAATAAACAGTTTAGTAGAGGGTGATAGAGATTTTTCTTACAATATGGTGCAGAAAATCGCAGAGTCTTTGCCTTCACTTGATCTTGATATGAGAGAAAAAATACAAAGGGGTGAAGGGAATATTTTAGATTTGTTGAGATCGCAGGGTATAATTTTAGCACGTTCCCCTAGTCCTTGGATTATTAAGGCGGCATTTTATCGGCTAAGCCTCTCCTTTAAAAGTCGTATCATAATGAACTTATGCATGTTATTGTTGGCTGTTTTGGGGTTTTCTTATGCTTTTTTTCGTATTAAACCGCATCTTTGTGCGCGGAGTAAAGTTGAGCAGTATTTGGTTTTTTTATTGAAGGTATGTTCTCTTCTTTCTATTATCATCTCACTTGGTATAATAATTTCCCTTTTTTCTAGTTCGCTTAAGTTTTTTTACATCATTTCGCCCAAAGACTTTTTCTTTGGTACTGTTTGGGACCCTCGCTTTCCACCGCCTGGCTCTAGTAACGTTGTGGGTCAATTTGGTATTATCCCTTTGTTAGTAGGAACATTTTACATTGGGTTGGTAGCGATGCTGTTTTCTGTGCCGATTGGTTTATTAATTGCTATGTATATGGCAGAATATGCCTCTAAAAGGTTGCGTTCTATTATTAAGCCTATTACTGAGATATTGGTGGGGATTCCAACAATTGTTTATGGTTTTTTTGCTTTATCTTTGATAGGTCCGTTTTTGCGAGATATTTCAGTATATATGAATGGTTTAATTACAGGTCATTATAAAAGTTTTATTGAAGCCCAGAGTGTTCTCACGGCTGGTTTGGTAATGGGCATTATGCTTATCCCATACGTTTCCTCTTTATCGGAAGATGTTATTTCAGCAGTTCCTCGTGCTTTAAGAGATGGTTCTCTTGGATTGGGAGCTACTCGTTCAGAAACTATGAAATATGTTGTTTTCCCAGCTGCATTTCCTGGCATTGTTGGTGCTATTTTGATGACTGCATCACGTACTATTGGGGAAACGATGATTGTAGTATTAGCGGCAGGTGTTGCTGCTCGTCTTCAATTTAGTCCTTTTGAATCTATGACAACTATAACTGTTAAAATCATGAACCAATTAACGGGTGATCTTGATTTTTCTTCCCCACAGATGCTAGTAGCTTTTGCATTGGGGTTGACTTTGTTTTGTATCACATTTTTTCTTAATATCTGTGCCATGTATATCATGAAAAAATATCAGAGAAAGTACGAATGA
- a CDS encoding PstS family phosphate ABC transporter substrate-binding protein, whose protein sequence is MRFFFVVITCFVFWTTYCGTEIFARNRIRIAGSSTFFPYSKIIAENFSEYFPEFKTPFVESGGSSAGLKEFCKGIGEDTIDIVNSSRKITQSELDECKKKGVSEIQEVTIGYDGIVLVSDKNMVNVSLTIEDLYKALASKLIVNGLLVSNPFKKWSDIRSDLPKIRISIYVPSEKHGTREIIEQKVLREGCVRSGNFSKMRDIFKHNASQVDMACTFVRKDGVAIEVDGDYTETLARIEVNKDIFGFLGLSFYKNNADILNLVSIDGVIPSVDTILSGVYPISRPLLFYVKKSHFINVLGLREYVSFSLSDEMMDSGSQLIQYGLIPIPNKDRKIVQDSIAIEKNDYKNCFKKLI, encoded by the coding sequence ATGAGATTTTTCTTTGTAGTCATTACGTGTTTTGTTTTTTGGACAACATATTGTGGTACGGAAATTTTTGCGCGTAATCGTATTAGAATAGCCGGATCTTCAACATTTTTCCCTTATTCAAAGATTATTGCTGAAAATTTTAGTGAATATTTCCCTGAATTCAAAACGCCTTTTGTAGAATCAGGCGGTTCTAGTGCTGGCTTGAAGGAATTTTGCAAAGGTATCGGTGAGGATACTATTGATATTGTCAATTCTTCTCGCAAGATTACTCAATCTGAATTAGATGAATGTAAGAAGAAAGGTGTGTCCGAAATTCAAGAAGTGACGATTGGATATGACGGTATAGTGCTAGTAAGTGATAAAAACATGGTGAATGTTTCTTTAACTATTGAAGATCTTTACAAGGCATTAGCTTCTAAGTTAATTGTCAATGGTCTTCTTGTGTCGAATCCTTTTAAAAAATGGTCAGATATAAGGTCTGATTTGCCTAAAATTCGTATTTCCATCTATGTCCCTAGTGAAAAACATGGGACTCGAGAGATTATCGAACAAAAAGTCTTACGAGAAGGATGTGTGAGGTCTGGAAATTTTTCGAAAATGCGTGATATTTTCAAACATAATGCTTCTCAGGTGGATATGGCGTGTACATTCGTTCGAAAAGATGGTGTTGCTATTGAAGTGGATGGGGATTATACGGAAACTTTGGCACGTATAGAGGTGAATAAGGATATTTTTGGTTTCTTAGGGTTATCCTTCTATAAAAATAATGCTGATATTCTAAATCTTGTTTCAATTGATGGAGTTATTCCATCTGTGGATACAATTTTGTCAGGAGTATATCCAATTTCTCGTCCGCTTTTATTTTATGTAAAAAAGAGTCATTTTATAAATGTTTTAGGGCTAAGGGAATACGTTTCCTTTAGCCTTTCAGATGAAATGATGGATTCAGGTTCTCAACTTATTCAATATGGTTTAATTCCTATTCCTAACAAAGATCGAAAGATTGTGCAGGATTCTATTGCAATTGAGAAAAATGATTATAAAAATTGTTTTAAAAAACTTATTTAG